The following proteins are encoded in a genomic region of Bicyclus anynana chromosome 12, ilBicAnyn1.1, whole genome shotgun sequence:
- the LOC112052632 gene encoding uncharacterized protein LOC112052632: protein MKTIYLVFLLIAAVAASEKKSIEKKEGLEKKLDKRGLLNLGYGYGISGLDVGYIGSGHGIGGAYNFIDEGSLGHSGYGIDLGHRTDVTRTVTLVKGVPYAVPVDRPVPYPVEKHVPYPVKVPVPQPYEVVKHVPVHVKEYVKVPVHVPAPYPVEKKVPYPVHVPVDRPYPVKVLVPQPYPVEKHVPYPVKVPVPQPYPVEKHVPYPVEVKVPVPQPYPVIKHVGVPVKVPVDRPYPVHVPAPYPVEKPVPYPVHVEKPVAVPVHVPVDRPYPVHVEKPVAVPVKVPVPEPYPVYKHIPYEVERPVPVPVKVPVDRPYPVHVDRPYPVHVEKPVPVPVKVPVLVSEHDHGSHYNFGGSYYEH from the exons ATGAAGACG ATCTATTTAGTTTTCCTGCTGATAGCAGCAGTGGCTGCCAGCGAGAAAAAGTCAATAGAAAAGAAGGAGGGCCTCGAAAAGAAGTTGGACAAACGCGGTCTCTTGAACCTCGGCTACGGCTACGGCATCAGCGGACTCGACGTCGGCTACATCGGCAGCGGCCACGGCATCGGCGGTGCTTACAACTTCATCGATGAGGGATCCCTAGGTCACTCCGGATACGGCATCGACCTCGGACACCGCACCGACGTCACCAGAACCGTCACACTCGTCAAAGGAGTTCCATACGCTGTGCCCGTCGACAGACCAGTACCCTACCCAGTCGAGAAACACGTCCCCTACCCCGTAAAGGTCCCAGTACCCCAGCCCTACGAAGTCGTCAAACATGTGCCCGTCCACGTCAAGGAATACGTCAAAGTCCCCGTACACGTACCCGCCCCGTACCCAGTTGAAAAGAAGGTGCCCTACCCCGTCCACGTCCCCGTAGACAGGCCCTACCCCGTCAAAGTGTTGGTGCCCCAGCCTTACCCCGTTGAGAAGCACGTCCCTTACCCCGTTAAGGTGCCCGTCCCTCAACCCTACCCTGTTGAGAAACACGTGCCATACCCCGTCGAAGTCAAGGTGCCCGTGCCTCAGCCCTACCCAGTCATTAAACACGTCGGCGTTCCCGTCAAAGTGCCCGTAGACAGGCCTTACCCCGTGCACGTGCCCGCTCCCTACCCCGTCGAGAAGCCCGTGCCATACCCCGTGCACGTCGAGAAACCCGTCGCCGTCCCCGTCCACGTCCCCGTAGACAGGCCTTACCCCGTCCACGTAGAGAAGCCCGTAGCCGTGCCCGTTAAGGTGCCAGTCCCAGAGCCTTACCCAGTCTACAAACACATCCCCTATGAGGTAGAAAGGCCCGTGCCCGTCCCAGTCAAGGTGCCCGTCGACAGGCCTTACCCCGTGCACGTAGACAGGCCTTACCCCGTCCACGTAGAGAAGCCAGTCCCAGTCCCAGTGAAGGTCCCAGTGCTGGTCAGCGAGCACGACCACGGCAGCCACTACAACTTCGGAGGCTCCTACTACGAACACTAG